The genomic window TGTTGTGCGCGCCATCGCTGGAGGATGTGCTGCCGACGATTCGTTCGCGGTGTCGGCATGTCGGACTGCTCACGCCCTCGGTGGACGCGGTGGCGGACATGCTCGTACGCCGGGAGGGCATCGAGCCGCAGGCTGCCGCCCTGGCGGCGCGTGCCACTCAGGGGCACATCGAGCGCGCCCGGCGGCTGGCGACCGATCCGCGGGCACGGGAGCGACGGGCCGCCGTGCTGAAGCTGCCGTTGCGGGTCGAGGACATCGGGGGGTGTCTGAAGGCCGCGCAGGAGCTGGTGGACGCGGCGTCGGAGGCGTCGAAGCAGCTTGCCGAAGAGGTCGACACCAAGGAGACCGAGGAGCTGAAGGCAGCGATGGGCGCCGTGCAGGGCGGGCGTATGCCGCGCGGCACGGCGGGCGTGATGAAGGACCTGGAGGACAAGCAGAAGCGGCGGCGTACGCGCGCGCAGCGGGACAGTCTGGATCTCGCGCTGACCGAGCTCACCGGCTTCTACCGGGACGTACTCGCCCTTCAGCTGGGGTCGCGGGTCGCGCTCTCCAATGTCGAGGTCCAGGACACCTTGGAGCGGATGGCGCGGGGAGGGACGCCCGAGTCGACGTTGCGGCGGATCGACGCGATCGCTGCGTGCCGGGAGGCGTTGGACCGGAATGTGGCGCCGTTGCTGGCCGTGGAGGCGATGACG from Streptomyces sp. DSM 40750 includes these protein-coding regions:
- a CDS encoding DNA polymerase III subunit delta', producing the protein MGVWDDLVGQERLSAQLDAAARDADAIVTAAEKRTAPPEASKMTHAWLFTGPPGSGRTTAARAFAAALQCVSPDRALGGSPGCGFCDGCHTALVGTHADVSTVAAVGTQILAEDMRDTVRKSYTSPATGRWQVILVEDAERLNEKSANAVLKAVEEPAPRTVWLLCAPSLEDVLPTIRSRCRHVGLLTPSVDAVADMLVRREGIEPQAAALAARATQGHIERARRLATDPRARERRAAVLKLPLRVEDIGGCLKAAQELVDAASEASKQLAEEVDTKETEELKAAMGAVQGGRMPRGTAGVMKDLEDKQKRRRTRAQRDSLDLALTELTGFYRDVLALQLGSRVALSNVEVQDTLERMARGGTPESTLRRIDAIAACREALDRNVAPLLAVEAMTMTLRAG